A DNA window from Purpureocillium takamizusanense chromosome 9, complete sequence contains the following coding sequences:
- a CDS encoding uncharacterized protein (COG:S~EggNog:ENOG503P2V1) produces MLPSSVRRVVSSVPHAGGLVSSLAAAAPKCAATATVPLLARGHQRRFSSSKPSRPDNGSSDVAAGQSVPTSSASARGDGKTPGEKRKRKSKDASDVGAASFRKLPSVPSTHHMSQEALGLSSFFSLHRPISITQTMPRSVTDEHFASIFAPRTKSNKVADTVSTISSTIDQLDGPMAQMTIGGHQEDHGMAEGMQKVELRNPDGSQSSIYLQVDTMSGEFLPFRPPPLPQEQSGADADGLSAHAQVVEDVPHHRVYKAMFTIEESTEPDGQIRIVAHSPRIINDEQPRSFLERMARRQVRFDEAQGPRRDMHAISVRRQRKLRMKKKKYKKLMKRTRNLRRKLDRT; encoded by the exons atgctgccctcgtcggtgcggcgcgtcgtctcCTCGGTCCCtcacgccggcggcctcgtctcctcgctcgccgccgccgctcccaagtgcgccgccaccgcgactgtccccctcctcgctcgcGGCCACCAGCGACGCTTCTCTTCCTCGAAGCCCTCGCGACCGGACAACGGCTCCAgcgatgtcgccgccggccagtcggtccccacgtcgtcggcctcggcgcgcggAGATGGCAAGACGCCGGGCGAGAAGCGGAAACGAAAGAGCAAGGACGCTTCCGACGTAGGCGCCGCCTCGTTCCGAAAGCTCCCCAGCGTTCCCAGCACCCATCACATGTCCCAAGAAG CACTCGGTCTTTCGAGCTTCTTTTCTCTCCACCGGCCCATTTCTATCACGCAGACCATGCCGCGGTCCGTGACTGACGAGCACTTTGCCTCCATCTTCGCGCCGCGAACAAAGTCGAACAAGGTCGCCGACACCGTGTCCACCATATCCAGCACCATCGATCAGCTTGACGGCCCCATGGCCCAGATGACGATAGGCGGCCACCAGGAAGACCACGGCATGGCCGAGGGCATGCAAAAGGTCGAGCTCCGGAATCCGGACGGGAGCCAGTCCAGCATCTATCTCCAGGTGGATACCATGTCGGGCGAGTTTTTGCCGttccgcccgcctcccctGCCGCAAGAACAGTCCGGAGCCGACGCGGACGGCCTAtccgcccacgcccaggTTGTCGAGGACGTGCCGCATCACCGCGTCTACAAGGCCATGTTCACTATCGAGGAGTCCACCGAGCCCGACGGCCAGATCCGCATCGTGGCTCACAGCCCGCgcatcatcaacgacgaACAGCCCCGGAGCTTTCTCGAGCGCATGGCGCGCCGGCAGGTCCGATTCGACGAGGCCCAAGGTCCCCGCCGCGACATGCACGCCATCAGCGTCAGACGGCAACGGAAACTcaggatgaagaagaagaagtacAAGAAGCTGATGAAGCGGACGCGGAACCTGCGCCGCAAGCTTGACCGGACGTAA
- a CDS encoding uncharacterized protein (EggNog:ENOG503P4A4), with amino-acid sequence MRDYKSTAGGNTTVILEKSDDPPPPAYSPAAFHLEAAAIATTAPACTEPTTIMFPRRLVYVPSWLSSTSFIGRTKDGPLFAVETPSKLVNCFGLGRTVLHAGPDKKSSPAVASVGVQRGSKFRRSLIRVGPGSRSPGAGSGSADEAGTVEVTMSGDWCRTHSFSLLVAGGRLERFEWRHSHGDEVRELSGGFNVGWKLVRLDSAPVAPYQDRAGKSYTSDGKEVVAVGAQPRLFRRSPEFAFVGTGARGELGETFEIVAVMGFLRLYELSVQQSAINASAASSSSVAVAVS; translated from the coding sequence ATGCGAGACTATAAGAGCACAGCCGGCGGCAATACCACCGTCATCCTCGAAAAGTCGGATGACCCCCCTCCGCCTGCCTACAGCCCTGCCGCGTtccacctcgaggccgccgccatcgcgacgacggccccggcCTGCACCGAGCCAACGACCATCATGTTCCCGCGACGGCTCGTCTACGTCCCCTCCTGgctctcctcgacgtccttCATCGGGCGCACCAAGGACGGGCCGCTCTTCGCCGTGGAGACGCCCAGCAAGCTCGTCAACTGTTTCGGCCTGGGCAGGACCGTCCTGCACGCAGGGCCCGACAAgaagtcgtcgccggccgtcgcctcggtTGGTGTCCAACGGGGCAGCAAGTTCCGCCGCTCGCTCATCCGCGTCGGCCCGGGCTCCCGTTCCCCAGGCgcaggcagcggcagcgccgacgaagccggaACCGTCGAGGTGACCATGTCGGGCGACTGGTGTCGCACGCACAGCTtctcgctgctcgtcgccgggggcAGGTTAGAGCGGTTCGAGTGGCGCCAcagccacggcgacgaggtccgcGAGCTGTCGGGCGGCTTCAACGTGGGCTGGaagctcgtccgcctcgacagcgcccccgtcgcccccTACCAGGACCGCGCGGGCAAGAGCTACACGAGCGACGGGAAggaggtcgtcgccgtcggcgcgcagccCAGGCTCTTCCGCAGGAGTCCCGAATTCGCCTTTGTCGGTACcggtgcgcgcggcgagctgggcgagacgTTTGAGATtgtcgccgtcatgggctTCTTGCGGCTGTACGAGCTGTCTGTGCAGCAGTCCGCCATCAATGCCTCTGCTGCAAGTTCCTCGTCGGTAGCAGTCGCGGTGAGCTAG
- the SYM1 gene encoding Protein required for ethanol metabolism (EggNog:ENOG503P1Y0~TransMembrane:3 (n17-27c31/32o55-75i96-113o133-150i)~COG:S): MVAFFRWYNAKLAARPLLTQSVTTAVLFATGDITAQQLVEKKGLQKHDLTRTGRMALYGGCVFGPVATTWFGILARRVNLRNPRLETLARVGCDQTLFAPVMIGVFLSSMATMEGASAKERLEKTWWPALKTNWMIWPFVQFVNFTFLPLQHRVLFANVISIGWNSYLSWVNSQSDDEKEEVEAVPMGL, from the exons atggtcgCTTTCTTCAGATG GTACAATGCCAAATTGGCCGCGCGCCCCTTGCTCACCCAGAGCGTCACCACAGCGGTGCTCTTCGCGACGGGCGACAtcacggcgcagcagcttgTCGAGAAGAAGGGCCTGCAGAAGCATGACCTGACCCGCACCGGCCGCATGGCCCTCTACGGCGGCT GCGTCTTTGGACCCGTCGCGACAACGTGGTTCGGCATCCTGGCTCGCCGCGTCAACCTGCGCAACCCGCGCCTCGAgacgctcgcccgcgtcggctgCGACCAGACCCTCTTCGCCCCCGTCATGATTGGCGTCTTTCTCAGCAGCATGGCCACCATGgagggcgccagcgccaaggAGCGCCTCGAGAAGACGTGGTGGCCGGCGCTCAAGACCAACTGGATGATCTGGCCCTTTGTCCAGTTCGTCAACTTTACCTTTTTGCCCCTGCAGCACCGCGTCCTCTTCGCCAACGTCATCTCCATTGGCTGGAACAGTTACCTGAGCTGGGTCAACAGCCAGTCCGAtgacgagaaggaggaggtcgaggccgttCCCATGGGTCTTTAA